The genomic window TTATCTGACTCCTCCTTCCTATTTTGGATGGTAGTATTGACGGCATATAAGCACTAAAATTCACCTAGGATTGATGTACTTACAGTAGACATCTACAGTACGCAAGTATTCAGAAATCAGGATCATGCATGACACCTCCAATTTATATACATGAATGATCGCCCTGCTCTGCTACTCAGCACTGGCCCAGGATTTCAGATCAACGGCTTTCCTGACAATGGCATTCGCAATCTGTATTTTTCTCGCCCTGCTGGGCTACGTGCTGGGTCAGGGGTCTCGGGAATGCCCGACCGAACAGCTGACGGTCAAGACCTCCACGGGTACATTTACAGGTGTGATCGATCCCGAGTTTCCACACACGCGCCAATTCCGCGCCGTCCCGTTTGCAAAGCCGCCCGTGGCGTCACTCCGTTGGATGCCCCCGCAGAAACTCGAGCCGACGGACTCGCACCACTATGCCACGCGCTTCCCGCCGTCCTGCCCCCAGTTTGTATCTGGGGTGCCGACATTCTGGAACGGCGACCTTACTCGAGGCAATCTGATCTACAATGGTGCACAGAATGATACTTCGGGACTCGTGGGCGAGGCTACTTCCGAGGACTGTTTATATCTAGCGATATGGACACCTACCCTCGCCAGCAACGAAACTACAGCAGAGCAGGACGAGCTCCTACCCGTCCTCTTCTTCATGACAGGCGGCGGCTTCTACATGGGCGGGGTCGACATCCCCTGGCAGATGCCCACGTCGTGGGTCGAGCGGTCACGGTCGCACATTGTGGTCACCATCAACTACCGCGTCGGCATCTTTGGCTTCCCCAACGCGCGCGGGCTCGACGACCAGAACCTCGGCATCCTGGACCAGCGCGCCGCCCTCGAGTGGGTGCGGGACAACATTGCCGCGTTCGGCGGCGACCCGACCCGCATCACGCAGATGGGCCGCTCGGCGGGCGCCACCTCGGTCGACATGCACTCGTACGCCTGGCACGACGACCCCATCGCCCAGGCCATCTACATGCAGTCCGGGACCGTCTTCTCCACCAACCCGCTGCGCTTCGCCCCTCCGGCCTACTCCAACTTTAGCTTCGTGGCGCGCCGGCTCGGCTGCGAGCCTCCCTGCGGTCGTGGAGGCGAGCAGGACGAAGCGGAAAGGGCCGCGGCGGAGCTGGACTGCATGCGGCGCCTGTCGTACATGCAGATCGTCAACTTTGTCGGGCAGTACGGCGACAACGgcacggcgccgccgctcACCTTTGCCTGGACCCCGGACGACCGCGTCGTCTTTTACAACTACACGGCGCGCTCCGAGGAGGGCCTCATCGCGCGCGTGCCGTACATGATGTCGGTCGCGGCCAACGAGTGGTCGTCGCTGGTCCCCTGGCCGACCGACAACACAACCGCGGGGCCCTCGCAGTCGGAAATCACGGAACTAAACGTGGAGAGCTACGTCTGCCCGACGCTCAAGTCGACCGTGTACCGCAACAGGCTGGGCGCCGAGACGCCCGTCTTCCGGTTCCAGTGGGCCGGGACCTTTCCCAACCTCAACGTCTACGAGTGGCTCGGCGCGTACCACGCCAGCGACATTCCCATGTTCTTCGGCACCTACCACCTGCTGGACCACGTTGCCGCCAGCACAGAGTTCCAGGCACAAGTCAGCGTGGCCTTGCAGGACCACATACTTGCCTTTGTCAAGGATCCGCACCAAGGACCCCAGCGGGAATACGGCTGGCTGCCCATGGACGCCAGTGAGCCGGATGGAGGGCACCTCCTCCGGTTCGGGGCTGGAGGAAAAGCAGTGCAGCACATTGATGGCGTCGAGGTGGATGGAGTCTGTCTGGGACTGAGGGAATATGACCCGTTCCCGGAATAATTAGGTGTTCAGAAGCAGCTCAAGCGAGAGGGCTCAATCCCAATCCTTTGAACCCTTGTTGCATCGCCTTTCTGTTTATCCGGTGTTTCTGTGGTGACCAGGCTTTAGTTGTTTACCAAAATGTCAAAGTGAAGACAAAATCGAATTGATTGGTGCCTCAAAGTGCAGTAGCAGCAAAACTCTATCATCTCTTGTCAGTGTACGTCCAGTCTGGACCATCACATTTTGGCACATAGCAGATTTCGGCGTTTCCGTCAATGCACAAGCCTATAAAGATAGCTGCGGGTGCAGCTTTTACCATTTAATTTTAGCAGTATGGCTTGTCATTGACACAGTAGAGTTTAATATTCTGAGGGCAGATGCCACCCATCCTGGCCTAACGTCAAATGTATCCGATTTGGAGCTTTAAGGCTTTGAGATGCCATGTAACCAAGTGAGCTAACGTGCCAGCATTCCATCTGAAGTTGCCGTGTATGTCACACAATGTATAAATACCATGCGCTCGCTTGTCTAATCCATTGGCAAAAAGTCCACTCCTGTCCATCATCAGCCAGTCTTGTGTATTCCTTTTCTTAATGCTTTAGCGCCGTCTAGCTGCCTCAAAATCCGACAGGTATTTTCCCACAAGAAACATGGAGCAAGACAGCTTGCTTTTGCATCGAATCCAAAACGCTAACGACTGTCGTCAACACACAATAGTCGCAATAATGGAACTAAAAACCGCTCTGTTGGCCATGGCTTCCATCGTGGCCGTTTCTGCAGGCAAAGACGTTGACCCGAATGTCTATGTCTGGACAGACCGTGCAGATTAGATCTGTATGAGCTTGTTCATACCAAACCTGGACTGACATCATGGTCCTGGGTTCATCGTTTCAATGGCGACGCGCGCAGAGGAAGCGTATTTTGGGCCATCGGTTACAGGTGCAGCGTTGACTATAACTGCAAAAATTTCCATTGCGAAAAGCTGACCTCGTGGCGCTGGAGAAAAAAGAGCATCGAAATGGCGAAAAAGTATCGCGAGAATGGACTACCACCTATTACAAACATTGGTCCGGGACCGAGAATGTTGCTGCCCTGAAACGATATAGTAAGAGGGTTGAAAaatgaagaaaacaaaccATTGGAACCAGGACAAATCTTTTGTCGCAACGCTACAAAGTTTCCCAAGTTTCCTTTTCTGTTTCCACGGCCAGATTCTATAAGAAGCGAATAACCTTTGTTTGAAGGGCACACAACGAAAAGGTACAAGGCGAgctgtttttcttcttcttttttcttcttttttcttcttttttcttcttttttcttcttttttcttcttttttcttcttttttcttcttttttcttcttttttcttcttttttcttcttttttttccttctttttttccttcttttttttccttcttttttcttcttcttttttttaccgcCTTTTAGTTTGATGCATATTTTCGTCTTACCCCTTACAAGATTGGTACCTTGGTTTATTTCAGTTTGTTCCAGCACATTCAAAGTATTCATGGTCAGAATCTCAGTCACAAAGTATTCCTCGCTTCCCCAAATTGCAAATTCATTCCGAACCCTGGCACTCAACATATATCGGGTTTTGACCGTCTATGCCAAATTCGTATCGATAATCGCATTTAGAAATCAGGACAATTTCTAAACTTGGCAGCAGTTCCACTTTTTCTACAAGTCATTAATCTCCGCCGGCTGCACTGACAAGGAGGATATTCCTTGGCCAATTTTGAGGTCCTGGAACCGAGGCGAGAAGAGGATGTGCCATCCCATGACCATTGCGCTTTCGCACAACAAAAGACGATCTCGGCAGGGGATCTGAACCAGAAGACATCGTGCCTTGGTTCGACTTTGTAAAAGCTACACGGAGTTGGTGACTACGTAAACAAAAGAATTACGAACGCCTCTGTAATCGTTTTATTGATTGCTTTACTGCTTACTATTTACGTCCCCCTTCTAAAGAAGACTTTTTCATTCGTATATCGCCATTTACGCAGAGcatgtaggtacctattttCAAACgcgagagaaagaaaagattcCATTTCGTGAAAAACATCAATGCTGATACTACCGTTTGACGCAGAGTTGCAACCATGGTGCGCGCAAAGATCCTGGCCATCGCCACCATATTGGCCCTTTCACCAGGCGGCGCTCTCGCAGGCCCTCCCGGCTCCGTCGACCCGAGAGGTCCCGAGCGTCCCGTCAGCCCTGGCACTCTCGCCGAGGACGCTGACTCTCCTGCCCGTCCGTGCAAAGTGACCATTTCGATGGCAGTCTCGCCGGGCGGATATTTCCGGCAAATTTACGGCGAGGGCCTTACCACCCGCGGCGGCAGGGTTGC from Pyricularia oryzae 70-15 chromosome 4, whole genome shotgun sequence includes these protein-coding regions:
- a CDS encoding fatty acyl-CoA hydrolase, yielding MAFAICIFLALLGYVLGQGSRECPTEQLTVKTSTGTFTGVIDPEFPHTRQFRAVPFAKPPVASLRWMPPQKLEPTDSHHYATRFPPSCPQFVSGVPTFWNGDLTRGNLIYNGAQNDTSGLVGEATSEDCLYLAIWTPTLASNETTAEQDELLPVLFFMTGGGFYMGGVDIPWQMPTSWVERSRSHIVVTINYRVGIFGFPNARGLDDQNLGILDQRAALEWVRDNIAAFGGDPTRITQMGRSAGATSVDMHSYAWHDDPIAQAIYMQSGTVFSTNPLRFAPPAYSNFSFVARRLGCEPPCGRGGEQDEAERAAAELDCMRRLSYMQIVNFVGQYGDNGTAPPLTFAWTPDDRVVFYNYTARSEEGLIARVPYMMSVAANEWSSLVPWPTDNTTAGPSQSEITELNVESYVCPTLKSTVYRNRLGAETPVFRFQWAGTFPNLNVYEWLGAYHASDIPMFFGTYHLLDHVAASTEFQAQVSVALQDHILAFVKDPHQGPQREYGWLPMDASEPDGGHLLRFGAGGKAVQHIDGVEVDGVCLGLREYDPFPE